The genomic segment TCGTGGTACATGTACCCTCTCGCGAGAAGCGTTACGAAGGAGTTCTCTTTTGAATACGGCTTCGCTGCGGCTGAGTGGGAAGAGCACTTCTTTTATGGCAAGGTGAGCTATGCCGCTGTTCCTAGCTTGTTTGGTGGTTCGAATATTCCGTTCTTTGATAAAATCTATTTCCAGCTCAACGGGGATTCCAAGTGCACGTTTGTCCTTTATGCAAACGATGAAATTCTTGACGAACTTGCGGAATGGTACGATTTTTCGGCTGCAAATGCAAGCGAAATCCCGATGGAGGTGCGCGCGGTTAAGGTGGGGGACAAGTATGTCGTGAAGTCCATGACCTCGACAGAGGGGACGCTCAGCTGGGAATATTTGATGGACGAATTCCATTTTTACTGGTGCTTTGTGGGCTTGTGTCTTGTAGCCTTTATGGTGCTTGTAGGGATTGCGTTGATTCTTGTGGGGCTTGTGCATAAGCCGCGCCAGCTGAAATCCCAGCCTTTGCCAAACGGTGCTGAATGATGAACCGGTCCGTTTTTTTTGTGGTGCTGCTGTTTGCTTTTTTCATGGCAGGCGGGCAGACCTTTGCTGCGCAGGATTCCCTGCTTGTCCCGTTTGGGGAGTCTGGGGGCGAAAGCGCAACGGGAATCTGGTGGCCGGAACCTGTGGCCAAGAAAGCGGCTAAAGTAAGTAAGTCCAGGATTGCGAAGCGTGATGAAAATTTGCGCGCTGTTCGCGAGCGGGCTTCGGTCGTTGTATGGTTTCACGGTGGCATGAGTAGTGGCCATTGCGAAAAGGGATTTGTTGCCGGAGCCGATTTTGCGGAACTTTATCCCGAAAAAATTGTGGTCAGCGTTTCTGCTTGCCGCGAGAACCATTGGCTGACAAGGGGCATGATCGACGCTGTTGATGCGGCGCTTGATTCCGTGGCGGCCGGGAGAAAGGTTCCGGTGGAGCACGTGTCACTGGTGGGAATCTCGGATGGCACTCTTGGTGTCTTGGCTTATTCGGTTGAAGGTCGCCGGAAGGTGGATGACCGTTTGCTGATGAGTTCTTTCGGGAAATTCCTGGGAGAACCGGCGGTGCTTGCATCGCAGAAGAAAATGCAGTCGGGGCGTTTCCGCTTTTTGCAGGGGGGCAAGGATAGGCTTTATCCGTCAGACCAGACGGTTCCGTGGATAACGGATTTTTGCAAGGTGGTTTCGGTGGACTGCGAACTCCGGTTCGACCCGGAAGGCGAACACGACTGGAACTACTGGAAGGGCCGGCGCATGGACTGGATCCGCGACGCCATCCGCAAATAATTTGGGCTTTGCGCACAAATAACCGCCAAATTCAAGCGACCCCTTGACAAAAGGGCTATTTTTTTCAAAATTTGGTGCACCACGCGGATGTGGTGGAATTGGTAGACACGCTAGATTCAGGTTCTAGTGCCTGCAAGGGCATGAAGGTTCAAGTCCTTTCATCCGCACTGAAAAACCCGGTAGTTCGCTATCGGGTTTTTCGTTTTTTTTCTCGATAACGTCATTCTCGACTAACGAAAATATGTACTCTTTTGGGCGATTGTTTTTTTGCGAAAGGTCATAATGAGCGATTGTTTAGACAATGAACTTTGCGAATTTACGCTGCAAGAGGTTGTGGGCGACCGCGTTCTGCTGCGGCCGCTTGTCGATGCGGACGTGCAGCCTCTGTTCGAGTTGATTGAAGGCTCTCGCGAGTTCTTGTCGGTGCATTTGCCGTGGCCTGCTGAGGAATGCTTTACTCCCGAAGATATTGCCTCGAAAATTGATGCTTGGGACTTGCAGGCGCAGATGGCTAACGGCGCTTGCTGGGGCGTTTTCGAGAAGGCTTCGCAAAAAATCGCGGGTTGCATTATGCTTGGCTGGGTGCAGTGGAAAAACCGCTCGGCGACTGTGAGCTATTGGCTCGGCAAGGATTTTTGCGGGCGTGGGCTTGCGACTGAAGCGCTTTTGCTCGTGGCGGGCGAATCTTTTGCGATGGGGCTGAACCGCCTCGAACTGACGGCGGCGGTCAACAACCCGAAGAGTGCCGCCGTTGCCCGCCGTGCCGGATTTGCGGAAGAAGGAATCTGTCGTGAGTACGAGCGTCTCCACGGGCGCTTCGAAGACCATGTCCGCTTTTCGCTTCTCGCGAAAGATTTTTAAGTGCGTTCGGGGCGTTGCGGGGTGCCCCCGCTAGAAGGGGTGATGGAAGACTTGCCCTAGAAGGAGGTGCCCGCTCGGTGGCGGGCATGACATGAGGGGCAAGGCTGCAATCAGGGGGAATCTTCCCCCCTTTTATAGTCCGTTCGGCTCTATTGCGTTAATGAAACTCCGTCTACGCCTCACTCTCGCCAACGCGACTTGTTTATACAAGTCGTTTATGGCTCACGTGTGAAATTCAAGATGTAAAATAACGTCGACTACAAGTATGGTTACTTGAGTAAACGAGAAAAGCTTTTTATTCTTTGATTTTGTGGTGGAAGACTTCTATTTTATAGCTGTATGGAAACAGGAGAAAATCGCATAGTTGAACCTGATGTTTTGTTGTACACGAACTATCGTGTATTTTTGCGGGATTATTACGAGTTCAAGAAGAAGACGGTTCCGGCGTTCAGCCTCCGGTTCTTCGCGGAAAAGGCTGGGCTTTCGAGCCATGCCCATCTCAAGCTCACGATTGACGGCAAGCGGAATATTACAAAGAACACGGTTGTAAAGCTTATTCACGGTCTCGGATTGGATGGCCAGCGAGCTGCATATTTTGAAAGTCTAGTTTTTTTCAATCAGGCCCAGACGGATGCGGATAAGCAGGTCTACTACGCCCAGCTTTTGAAGGCGAGTCCGCGCTCCAAGCTGCACAAAATGGATTCTGCTCAGCTTCGTATTTTCCGCGAATGGCATCATTCTGCGATTCTTGAGATGGTGGCTCTCAAGGATTTTCGGCCTGTTCCCGACTGGATTTCGAAACGTCTTGGCGGTCTTGTGACGCCTGCCCAGGTGATGGAGTCGCTCAAGCTTCTCGTTGAACTTGGACTTCTGGTGAAGACTGCTAACGGCTACCGGCAGCGCGACCCCTTGATTACGACGGACGATGAAGTCCAGGATCTGATGGTCAAGATGTATCATCTGCAGATGCTGAAGCTCTCGGCGGACATGCTTTCGGCGCTTCCGGCTGCTCAAAGGGATGTTTCGGCGCTGACTTTTAGCATTAAGCGCGAAGATTTCCCGAATTTGAAAAAACATTTGCAACTTATGCGCAAAGAACTGCTAGATTTCTCTGCAAAAGCGGGAGAAGCTGAAGAGGTTGTGCAAATCAACATCCAGCTTTACCCTCTTACACGAGGAGTATGATGCGTTTCTTGAGGTCAATTGTTGTCTGTGCGCTTATGGCGTTGTTGTTTGTCGGATGTTCTGGTTCCGATGCCTCGGCTGGTATTGAAATTGGAAATCCGGAAATCCAAAGCGTGGCTCTCACAGCTGATTTCTCGATTGACTATTCTGACGCAAAACCGATGATGCTTGCTAAGCCTGCATCGACCGATGAAGATGTGGTCATAGATACGTTCCATTTGACGTTGATGAATATAATCTCGTATAGCAGTTTCTATACGGGGGTATCAACGGATGAGTATGATGGCGGCGTTCGGCTCTGGCCTTACAGGGATAATCCGGCTGCGGTACTTCCCATTTCGTTTACGGAAGGTGAGTTTGTTAAGGATGCCTTTGATAATATCAACTTGAAGCGGGACGGATTCCTTAAGGAAATTGGCGTTGGCTTCGAAGTGAATCAAAGTCATGGGGTCAATGCTATCTGTGGCCGAGTCCGTAAGGATGGCAAAAAAATCCCGTTTGTCTACGAACTGTCCAACTTCCAGTCGT from the Fibrobacter sp. UWB4 genome contains:
- a CDS encoding GNAT family N-acetyltransferase, whose amino-acid sequence is MSDCLDNELCEFTLQEVVGDRVLLRPLVDADVQPLFELIEGSREFLSVHLPWPAEECFTPEDIASKIDAWDLQAQMANGACWGVFEKASQKIAGCIMLGWVQWKNRSATVSYWLGKDFCGRGLATEALLLVAGESFAMGLNRLELTAAVNNPKSAAVARRAGFAEEGICREYERLHGRFEDHVRFSLLAKDF
- a CDS encoding TIGR02147 family protein — encoded protein: METGENRIVEPDVLLYTNYRVFLRDYYEFKKKTVPAFSLRFFAEKAGLSSHAHLKLTIDGKRNITKNTVVKLIHGLGLDGQRAAYFESLVFFNQAQTDADKQVYYAQLLKASPRSKLHKMDSAQLRIFREWHHSAILEMVALKDFRPVPDWISKRLGGLVTPAQVMESLKLLVELGLLVKTANGYRQRDPLITTDDEVQDLMVKMYHLQMLKLSADMLSALPAAQRDVSALTFSIKREDFPNLKKHLQLMRKELLDFSAKAGEAEEVVQINIQLYPLTRGV